Proteins from a genomic interval of uncultured Fusobacterium sp.:
- a CDS encoding carbamoyl phosphate synthase small subunit: MKGKLILENGMSFDGKIFGHLGETTGEIVFTTGMVGYQETLTDPSLYGKIVVMTYPMVGNYGINLDDMESDKIHLKGFVIKEDAKLPNNFRCEMTLDGFLRQYNVVGFKGVDTREIAKIIRDNGSMKAIITTDDLTHKELKEKFDNFSYENAVAEVSRKEIIEVGGNGLRIGVLDLGVKRSTIDSLSKMGFAVSVFPYNTTFEEMKKHNIDALFLSSGPGNPADVPEVVATVKEVLGKLPVFGVSLGAQVLNLALGGTIAKMNNGHRGANHPVKDIARNRIYVTSQNHGYTIDALGNAEATHVNLNDKTVEGFRNVELSAMGVQFLPEAYPEDSNNLFADFLKTIEKKA, translated from the coding sequence ATGAAAGGTAAACTTATTCTTGAAAATGGCATGAGCTTTGATGGAAAAATCTTTGGACATTTAGGTGAAACTACTGGAGAAATAGTTTTTACTACTGGAATGGTAGGGTATCAAGAAACTCTTACTGATCCATCACTTTATGGAAAGATAGTAGTTATGACATATCCAATGGTAGGAAACTACGGAATCAACTTAGATGATATGGAATCAGATAAGATTCATTTAAAAGGATTTGTTATTAAAGAAGATGCAAAATTACCTAACAACTTTAGATGTGAAATGACATTAGACGGATTCTTAAGACAATATAATGTAGTAGGATTTAAAGGAGTAGATACAAGAGAGATAGCTAAAATAATAAGAGACAATGGATCTATGAAAGCTATTATTACAACTGATGATCTTACACACAAAGAATTAAAAGAAAAGTTTGATAATTTCTCATATGAAAATGCAGTTGCTGAAGTAAGTAGAAAAGAGATAATTGAAGTTGGAGGAAATGGACTTAGAATAGGAGTTCTAGATCTAGGAGTTAAAAGAAGTACTATAGATTCTCTTTCTAAAATGGGATTTGCAGTTTCAGTATTCCCATACAATACAACATTTGAAGAAATGAAAAAACACAATATAGATGCATTATTCTTATCAAGTGGACCTGGAAATCCAGCAGATGTACCAGAAGTTGTAGCTACAGTGAAAGAAGTATTAGGAAAACTTCCAGTATTTGGAGTATCTTTAGGAGCACAAGTATTAAATCTTGCTCTTGGAGGAACTATAGCTAAAATGAATAATGGACATAGAGGAGCTAACCACCCAGTTAAAGATATAGCAAGAAACAGAATATATGTAACATCTCAAAATCATGGATATACAATAGATGCTTTAGGAAATGCTGAAGCTACTCATGTAAATTTAAATGATAAAACTGTAGAAGGATTTAGAAATGTTGAACTTTCAGCTATGGGAGTACAATTCTTACCTGAAGCATATCCAGAAGATTCAAATAACTTATTTGCTGATTTTTTAAAGACTATAGAGAAAAAAGCGTAG